A region from the Nitrospirota bacterium genome encodes:
- a CDS encoding AbrB/MazE/SpoVT family DNA-binding domain-containing protein, with the protein MPTATVSSKGQIVVPKEIRDALGIKPKHRVFLKVVKDHAEIIPLPENPAQGFCGIFEKGTSLTKALLKERKEEIRREKGIIRFIRHAGVPKKRK; encoded by the coding sequence ATGCCTACAGCAACTGTATCATCCAAGGGTCAGATTGTAGTTCCAAAGGAGATAAGAGATGCCCTCGGCATCAAGCCAAAGCACAGAGTATTTCTCAAGGTTGTAAAAGACCATGCAGAGATTATACCCCTGCCTGAAAACCCTGCTCAAGGATTTTGCGGTATTTTTGAAAAGGGCACCTCACTAACAAAGGCACTTCTAAAAGAGAGGAAGGAGGAAATCAGGCGTGAAAAAGGGATTATTAGATTCATTCGCCATGCTGGCGTACCTAAAAAAAGAAAATAA